The Ipomoea triloba cultivar NCNSP0323 chromosome 13, ASM357664v1 genomic interval TACAAGCATGGGGATGGTTTATGCGCTTACTTGGACCATATTTGACCAATCACAAGCGTTTACTCAATGAATTGCTTAAATTTCCAACACAGACATTTTCTGACTTTGATCCACAAGTTCAGATTGCTTCACTGGTATTATGATTTTAAGTtggaacattttttaaatttataatccaTGGGGTAGACATAGTAGCTAAAGAGTATTTAACTAATCAAAACCTTTTATCAAGCCACTACATGGAGGAAAAGGTGAGGCTGTGCCTCCAAAATGCACCTCAATTTTTTTAACACCCTCTGGCCTCAGGGGCTGTCTCTTAGcaagaaaaatatatgtaaCATTTAAGCTTTTAAATTTCCATGTCGTTTAATGCTTGGCTGTTTCCTTTTTGCGAAAGATGGACTATCTCATTGTGCCACTACCATCTGCATTCAGAATATATAAATGTTAAGAACCAGTTATGTTTTATCTTCAGTAAAAATGATCATATGCCTTAATTTCAGGTTTCCTGGGAAGGTTTGATTGATGCATTAATCTGTCCACCATTTGATGCTCCTGAGATCAGTTCAGCTGCAGGACAAGCTACTAATGATATGAAAATATCTGGAGGGGACTGTAAAAAGATCACTTCAGATGGCTTTTCCAAGAAGATTAAGCTTATAATGACACCTCTTACGGGAATTATCTCAAGTAAATGTGATGTATCTGTTCATGTATCGTGTCTGACTACTTGGTGTTATCTTTTGCATAAGCTTGATAGTTCTGTCAGCTGTGATTCAGTGGCTAGAATGGTGTGCCAGCCCATTTTAGAAGCCATATTCCATCTTGGACCTGATGACAGGAACATATGGTCATGGAATTTTTGTATTGAGCTGcttgataattttatattaacaaGAAGTGGCCAAAATGGCAGCACAAATCTCCAGAAAGGTGCTGAATTGTTTGCTGAAAGCCCCCCATCTGTGAAGTGCTCATGGAGGCATTATCCTATCAAATGGTCACCTTGGGATCTAAATCAACTGGAATTTTTCATAAAGATGATTCATTGCCTGTTCAATCAAGGGTCAAATGCTGCAATGTCCAATGAATTAGTTATACTAACATACAATGCTGCCTCAAGGCTATTCAGATCTCTCTTGAAATCAGTTCAGAATGTCTTAAGATGTGGACTTGTCACTTATGATGAGGTTATGCTATGtctgaatgttattttgaaGTTCTTCAACGAGATAAATGAGAAGTTGGCTTCAGGCAGTAGTCACACCAATGATTTACAGAAAATCTCCCTTCAGCTTTTCTATGCTGCAACTGAAGAGCTAGAACCCTCAATACTAGAATCCCCTCTGTACAGAGTGGCTGTGGACATAAAAGACCTTGAAAAGGTAGAACCAATTTGTGAACTTGGGAATCTAAAAATATCAGATGTTGGCTGTGTGGCTTATATGGGGAAGGTCTCTCCTGCAGTGTACATAAGTATACTCTACTTTGTCACAGTCATTAAGTCACGGGTGGATGCTCCTGACTACAAGTCCATAGTACTCGAGATGTGCAGATATATGAAATTCATACTTTCTTCTTATGACACTGTAGAGATGCTCAATGTTTTTGTTGGTTTACTATACAAACACAAGGTACCAAATTGCTTAGAGATATGGGTAGTAGTTGCAAGCTGCCTCAAAGAATACATAGATAGTAAAAGCAATCACTCATTGTTCGTAATGGGAGACAGCCCTGGTTATTCTGCCGTTATGCTTCTCCTTAACTATCCATTTGCTGCTTACCCTATCCTTCAGATGCAGCTTGAAACTGAGTGTGGTATTGAAGCATGGAAATCACTTTATGTTTCTATCTGTCAAAGCTCACAACATTGTCATCTGACTATGACTAGGCACATTTTTGCAATGTTGAATGAGTGCATTGATGAAACCACTATCAGAGATGACCCTGCAACTCAAGCACAGCAAAATGAAAAGAGTGAGAACATTGATTTTTTCCTATTACTAGGAAATGTCATGATATGTGTTTTGGAGCAGGCTATTCTAAGAGCTAATAACAATAACCACACAAGTAAAGATGGTGACTTCAGGAACATCAACAATGTCAAGAGTAGCTTGGAATTTGCTCTCAGGTAAGGAGGGTCTATGTTATGTTATTGCTCTTCTATAAGAGATCCAATAAAAGTCTCAACATATTAGCTTTAATGCAATGCatttagtttagtttagttcTTTTTTTCTCAAGTCACAGTTCTTTCTACCATATTAGAGTATAAGCTCTAAGTAACTTCATTCCAATAACTTTTATTCTTATGTCCAGCACTACTTTGGACCTGTGACTCACCTAAAGTGATAGCAGATTTGAATGTCTCTAAGATCAAACTTTAAGGTTTTCACAGAAATGTGAAATTATCTAGAGCACTTGGTTTCTTTAAAAGCTTGTTTATTTAgatgttttaatttgtatagCACCTTAAATTGTCTCATCTGGATGTTGGAAAACAATGTAGAAATGATAGCAATGTTTGAGGTGTCCTTCAACTTctaatttttgtttgtatttccCTGGGGCTTGCAAAGGTTCATGAAGATCCCTTGGGTGGTGGAAGAAGGAGATTTGCAAACGAGCTTCACTCTAGCATCAAGGTGCTCATAACTGCTGTTTTCTTACTCTTTTCTTGACATACATACTGTCATTCATTCTAATCTTAAGAGTTTCAGGATCCTATCAAAAGTGGTCAACTTCATTGGCTGCTTCCCACTGCAACAATATTTTATCTCATTTATCGAGGTTTGTATTTGAGTCTTCCCTGTATTGATTATCCTGTTTCCATTTACTAGCAATATGGACAAGCATACTATGACTAGTAGCTGTAGTCTTCAGAAGCCATTAGTAGATTTTCTTTTGAACTTCTCTCTAGTTGTCATTTggaattttgatttctttgtttCGACTCACCCAACTCAGATTACCACAAATCCGTTGCTTCTGTGGCTGTCACATATGGATGTGCGAGACAATGACTTCAAAGATCAACTTCAGCAATTATGGACTGAAATCCTGAAGAATCTGCAGAAGAGTCAGCCAGCAATGAACTTTGATTCTTCATTTCTGAAACTGCAAGTGCCCCTTCTTGAGAAAACCCTTGATCATCCAAATCCAGAGATCTCCAATCCATCTATCCAGTTTTGGAATGCCACATATGGTGAACAGATCAATTTACAATACCCCGAAAGCCTACTTCCCATTCTTGACAAACTCTCAAGAAATGGGAAATTAACCCTCTGCAGAAAAACCATTCCAGCTCCAAATAGATACAAGGTCAGCGCCTCCCTGAACCGGTGTTCTAAAAGAGTTGAATTTGTAGATGAAAACACAAAGGTTTACCCAggtagaaaaagaaaacatgctGAGCTAACTGAACATCAGAAAGAAGTGAGACGAGCTCAGCAAGGGCGACACAGCGACTCCATTGGTCGCGGTCCAGGAATCCGAACTTACACCAGTGTTGATTTCTCTCAAGATAATGAAGAATCCCAAGAAGAAAGCCAGGACATCAGGGATGCAGACTCCACCCTGGAGATGTTGCAAAGAGTTCACTAGCAGAGCTTCAGAAGTGTTCTGTAAGGCTGTAACAAAGTAGCTGTCATATGTATGTAACTGTGCAGTGTGCTTGTATTTACcagtttatattttataataaattaagatcAGTGGTATTTGATGGTTaccttaaattattattaattgccaATGATTATACTTAGTGCATTTAATCTGCTCCCAATTTTTATGCAAAGTTGGTGTACAACCCGAGATATGCTTTTGTTGCCTGGCCAGGCATAAAGTATTAAAGTGGTCTCAAATTCATGGGACAAAGGCCAATTTGTATGGGTTGCATAGGACTATGTTCCACTAAAGATACCTTAATTCAGGATCTCTCATCTCAAATTATTTgtcataattaatattttaattgtaaatataattaaattaaatgtttgcTTTAAGTTTTGATGTACTTAAATTTAACTTTCgaacatttaaataataatttaagaaatcactttacaaaataagtatattacTTATACTGTGCAAAGCCAGCTACGaagaggtaaaaaaaaaaaagaagctttatTTTGTATGCATCTGGATAAATCTCCTGGTCTAGATGACTAGAATCCAAGTTTTTATTCAAAGTTTGGGACATCATGGGGGCTGATTTAGTTAATTTTTGTGGGTAATTTATGAATTATGGGCATCTTGTTTCCGGACTAAATTCCACCCAAATTTTCCTTATACCTAAGAAACTTAAGCCGGAGTGTACGGGAGACTTTAGACCTATAGTTTTATGTAATGTAGCTTATAAGGTGATTGCTAAGGTTTTGGCTAATAGAATGAAACCTCTGCTTAGTGGTCTTATTGCGGAAAATCAATCTACTTTTGTCTTGGGGAAACTAATTTCTGATAATATTTTTGTAGCTTTTGAAATCCAACATTATTTGATTAAGGGAACTCAGGGGAAGAAGGATATGCAACCTCAAGTTAAATATGAGCAAGACATATGATAGAATGAATAGAGTAGAAATTGGTTGGGGCTATTTTGCTAAAAATGGGATTTAGTCCTCAATGGGTTGTTCTTATATGAGAATGCATTTACACACTTGACGATGTTGTTCTAGATGAGGATGAGGAACTAGGGTTAATTTTTCCTCAAAGAGGACTAATACAGGGGGATCTACTGTTCCCCTATCTTTTTATTCTTCTTATGGAGGGAACAAATGAGATGATTAAGGAGGAAAGGTGTGGATCTCCAACTCGGTGTTGGGAGGAACAAGAAAGAGGTATTCTCCTTTTAATGAGACATGCATCAGACAAAGGGTAGGAGGTTGGGAAAAAAAGCTTCTCTCTAGAGCAAGCAAGGAGAATCTTTTGAAGAGTGTAGCTCAGACGTTCCCAACGTTCACTATGAGTTTGTATCATCTCTCTTACCTTATGCTTGAAACTCAAAAGGATTATGAATAAGTATTGGTGGGAGAGTAAACCTTTTGGTAGGGGTGGATTACATTAGATGAGGTAGGATAGGATGTGTGTGCCTAAGAAGGATGGGGGCCTTGGTTTTAAGATGCTACacctttttaatattaatatgttggTCAAGCAAGGTTAGAGGCTAATGACCAATGAAAAGTCAGTTGTGGCACGTCTTCTCAAAGCGCAGTACTTTCTGAACAGCTCCTTCCTCAGTGCCCAGCTTGGCTCATCCTAGCTTCTGTTGGAGATCATATTGTCTACTCAACCCTTGCTGGCTCAAGGATGTGGCCAAAGAATTGCAATggcaaaaacacaaaaaattatgatGATCCCTAGCTTCTTGATGATTCTAATCCTTTTATTATCTTTCCTATCTCCCAAGCCTTTGATGGGTTTACCGTGGATGCCCCCATCGACCCGGTTACTAAGGAGTGGAGCGTTGCTTTGTTGCAACACTTATTTTTAGACCGTGATATCCACCTTATCAGGAGCTTGCATATTGCCCTTGACTATAAGGATCAATGGTACTGGAGTGGGGAACATGCGAGGTATGTATTCTGTCAAACATTGTTATAAGTTGTTCTCGTTTCATAGTCAGCCAATGGTGACACCTTTTACGGCCTGGAACCAGTTATGGAGAATGAAGATACCTCCTAGTTATCTTAATTTTGTATGGCGTTGTGCTAATGCGGTTCTTCTAATGCGTGTTGCTTTGGTCGGTAGAGGGCTTTAGATTGATTATATTTGCCCATTGTGTGGTTCTACCTTGGAAACTATGGACCACATTTTCCTAGAGTGTAGTTGTATTATACAAGTTTGGTCAATTTTCAGTACTACTAATGCCTACTATGGGTTGGCTTTCTTCCTTGGCTATCTGGCATCATATCTTCTGGCAATGAGGAAGTTAAAAAGAGGGTGGTTGCATTACTATGGTCAATTTGGAAGGCGAGGAATGAGCTTATTTGGAACAACAAACAGCTGAGGGCATCTAAGGTAGCGGAGGTGGCATCCCTTCTCGCGGGTAGTTGACAGTCATTTCAAATGCTAGTTGCTTATTCTGCATTTGCTACTCCTGGGCTTAATAATCTTATTAGTTCTATGTCAACCCAATCAAACCCTTCAAATATGAATTCCGGGGTGGTGTGCAGGGTTGAGGCGCTGCTTTTTCTGGGTAATGGTAAGGGTTGCTTAAGAGTGGTTCTACTTTCAAGCTCCAGTGCTTTTCTTGGGGGCTGCGAATGAACCGTTAAGGGGCTTGGATGATCCTCATTTGGCAGAGGCAGTTGCATTTAGGGAGGCTTTGTATTGGCTTAAGCTTTGAATATGATGGTTGACAATGGGTTATGCTTGAGATGGGTTGCCTGAATGTCTGTCAGTTACTTAATGTTCCATCCTCGGACTTCTATTATGTTGGTTGTGTTATCAATGGATGTCTTGTGCTAGCTAGGCACTTTGAAGTATTGTCATATCGTTTCATCCGTAGATCAGTGAATGTGCTTGCCCACGCTCTGGTTAGGGCAGCATATTCTCAATTTGGTTTAGTTAGGCATTTTACTATTCCCTCTTGTATTAAACATTTATTCTCTATTTAGTAACGTATCTCATTTTTGAACTttcaacacaaaaaaaaaataaaatccaattgTGTTTCATATGCTTTTCGCAAATGATAGCCTTATATTTTTAGAGCCCATCCTGTAAAAAGTATCGTTTTCAAAGAGGTCATTGTAGAATTCACCGAAGCTTCAGGCCAAATCATATAAATCTTCCatattttttagtaaaaatgttaAAGAGGATATGAGGAAGATAGTTGGAGAGGTCCTGGGTGTTAATTGGGGAAATATTCCAGGAAATTATTTGGGTTTGCCTTCATTGGTAGGGATGAATTAAAAAGTCATTATGGGGTATATTAAGGATAGAATCACCAGCAAGGTAAAAAACCGGAATCGCACGCTACTTTTAGAAGCTGGAAAAGAAGTTTTGATTAAAAATGTGGTTCAAGCTCTACCAATTTTTGCCATGAGTGTTTTTTCAACTTTCTTTAGGGTTAGTGATGGAAATTGAGAGGGTTACAAATGCCTTTTGGTGGAAGAATGACAATAGAGGGGAGAAAGGGATTAGATGAAAATGTTGGGAGTATTTGTGTCAATCTAAGAAGGGGAAGGGGAAGGGAGAGGGTTAGGCTTTCAAAGATTGAAAGATTTTAACTTTGTCATGTTGTGCAAGCACACATGGAGAATCATACAAAATCTTTCCTCGTTGATGACTAGAATCCTCAAAGCCAAATACTTTCCTAATTCTACTTTCCTTGAAGCTAACAAAGGCAGTATCCCTTCGCATATCTGGAGCAGCATCTAGAGTACTAGAGACATCATCAGACAAGGTTGCATATGGAGAGTTGGAAATGAATCATCTATTAAGATTTAGAAAGATGGATGGTTACCAAACACTCACCAATGACTAATCACAACCCCTCCTTACAATGAATTGGAATAAGAGACATTGGATTCTTTGCTAAATGAATCTAATGAATTGGAATAAGAGACATTGGATTCTTTGCTAAATGAATCTGGTTAGGAATGGGAGGCTAGCATTTTAAAGGATTTGTTCAACCAAAGAGATGCAACATTGATCATGAGTATTCCTATCCCGAAAGTAAAAGGATCTGACAAATTAATATGGGTTGGGAAGAAAATGAGAAGTTTTCAGTTAAGAACTATTACAAGTTAATTACTAGACCTTTCCAAATGACGAGGTTAAGAGATGCGCAAGCTTTTGGAAAGTTGATATTCCTTCAAAGGTTAAAGTTTTCTTTTGGCAGGCTTGATATGTCAACTTTGTAGTCTTCATGGTGAATCAATGTATCATATTATGAGGGATTGTGACTTTGCTAAAGAATGTTGGACCTGGGCTAATCTAAGTGTTAATcaaaataatgatattttttttaaggattggGTGGAACAAAATCTTCAGATTCTAGGGGTGTAGGACTTATGTTTATTCATTATGATATGTTTGAAAATTTGGGGGGCTAAAACTGAGAAGTTGTGGAATTAACATGGTCTTCCTTCTAGATCCATTGTCGAAGGTGCTAGGACTTATCTACATGTTTTGAGGCAGGCTAGAATGCAAATTGCTCGATGGGATGCCATTTCTCATGTACACATAGACAAATGGGAGAAACCTCCAATAGGGTAGCTCAAACTTAACATTGACGCGGTAATATATGAGAGAGGATGCAATATGGGCTTTGCTGGAGTAGTTAGGGATGAACATGGTCAATTCATGGCAGGTTGGCAGCTATAGGGGTCCCATAGTCAGGTGCCTTCAAGTCTAGGGAAGCAGAAGTTGTGACAATCAAAGAGATTTTAAGTTGGTTTAAAGCTTTCAACATAGAGCAAGTGAAAGCGGAGATATACTCACTAGTAGTTGTTCAATGACTTGCCAAAAAGGATGTAAACTCAACTTTTAGTCTCCTTCTAGCTGACATTAATGAATTGCTTTATTCTTTTCATCATGCAATTCTAGATTTTGTAAAACGGACTGCGAATCATACTGCTCGTCTAATCCCTCGGGAGTCGGTTTCTATGTCTATTCATAAGGAATGGATCTCTATTcctcatatttttatttatgaattgtTATACACAGATTTAAGTTAATGATAtgtcttcttttctttcaaaaataaaataaaatttagaactTAAAGTTCTTTTTtcatgttttaaaatattaataaacataaaattgtattaatctttaaaaatgaaaataggccatatttttagttttttctttttgtgattaatatttggtaataattgcccccatatttttagttttttctttttgtgattAATATTTGGTAATAATTGCATTAGCAGTCTACTTATCAATTGTACCTAACTATTTGGTTAACTAGACCatgttttttgaaataaaagagTAACAATCTTTTACATGTAGCaacttttaccaaaatactAATTGAGTATATTCACCAAAATAATATCCCATGTAGCaacttttaccaaaatactAATTGAGTATATTcaccaaaataatatttgacttATTGGTTCCTTAGTGtacttgttatttttttttgagtactattgactctgttacaatgcaatatttgttcataactactttcttaacctactaaagcacaaagtcaatatcgcctccactgaggctcgaacctacccCCTTCTATATGAGAGTGCAATTGGGTGCCACAAAAGTGACAAAACCCTTGCCTTGAAAGACGATTGTATAGTTCTCCTTTAATTGATGGATCAATTTAGGTACTAGTGTACACACATTTGAAAATCGGTAGGCTAGTTGAGACATATTTCGTTATTTACCTCTTTCATCTGAGAGATAAGGGCTTTAAGTTTGGGGTTCAAACATTTTGCATTTGTGATAATAAATGAGTACATCAACTAATTCTTCATTACTGTGATTCACAAGCATTAATCACAATTAGTTGATGAGTATCTCCCCACCCGTGCTAACAACTTTCTCCACCCCATTGTGCTTTTTGTTATTGGTGAGGATAGGAAAACTCCTCCATCCCCACCCCCTATACCCTCAAAAAAAATTTCTCCATCCTCGCCCTCAGGagaatcaaaattttcattgaCTCCACATATCATTTCCTTTCATaaacacaataatttttttcccaatTATTTGGAGTAAAAAATAGcgggaaaaaaaatgaaaaaatccCATGAATTCTAGATCACACACGCGTTCAACTGTAGCGAAGCCACCTTTGTCCCCTGACTCCCTTCTCCGCCTACTATTTTGCCGTACTACTTCTCGTTTTCTGCCAACTGTCCCCTGCCGCCCTTAGCCGAAGGCATGACCAGGTGAGAGGCAAAAAGCCCCCCAATCTAATTGCCTCACCAAACCGCCcccttatttttgttatttgagtCTTGGAATTCAATACTTGATGTCTCCTCGCACTTTGACATCTAAACTTTCTCCCTTATTCATTTTATACCCCATCATTCCAGTTCTTGCCCTCCCACTTCTTAACTTTGATCTTTAGCGCATCTAACTCTTTTCCCTTCTTACATAGGGCCCTAAACTTTATCCAAAAACTCAAACCAATCCCCAAACGTAATTAATTTATAGACCTCCACTCTCTAAGTTGAATTGACTTTGGTCCCCAAACCTATTCCCCATCAATTTCAACCTTCgcataatcaatttttttttgagaacgaaaacttaattcattaaatcaaactAAATACAATCAACGAGAAAAGGAGGAGGGACATCGAACCAGTCCCCGCAATCTGACAAAGAAACTAGAgtcgtcaaaacgggcttagcccgccggGTTAGCCCGCCCCGCCCCACAAAAAGGGCGGGGCGGGCTTCGATATTCTGAGCCCATATTTTGGCGGGCATTTTAGCCCGCCCGCCTAACTCGCGGGCTTGGCGGGCCGGCGGGGCCGccaaatgaataataaaaagtttattaattaaaatataaatgttatagtagtaaatttataacattaaatGTCTTGTcaacttaattatattactaatattagtgtgtgtaatatatatatatatatatatatatatatatatatatatatatatatatataaagttagcATTAGCTTACTATAaactaatgttatatatataataatataaactaATAACTAATGTTagctaattagtaattacagtATAACATTAAACTAATAACTAATGTTAGCTAATTACAGTAaactaatgttatatatatactaaactgttgatcaaaacaaaatataaactaataaactaaTCTAATAGTTAGATAGTTAATCGTCAGtaaactaatattatatatataaactaaactGTTAgatcaaaaaatattataaactaaacttttagataaaaaaatatataaactaataaactgttaattagttattattgtgtttaaaaaagtacaaatacattactatatatttaaactattcaaattattttagtatacacttattaccattttatattaatttttatttaaatttaaaaattttaaaatttggcgggCCCCGCCAAGACCCGAGGGCTtaaggcggggcggggcgggccgaCTTCCCTTAGGCCcgtattttggcgggctttttagcccgcccccgCCATAAGGCGGGTTTTGGCTGGCTTTGGGCGGGACAGCTCTAAAAGAAACAGTTTCCCGAGCAACAGTATGGGCAGCACGATTCCCAGATCACTTAGCAAAATAGAAGTCAACCCCATCAATCGTGGAAGCTACTTCTTTATTAACATCATCAACTATAAAaccaaaataagaattaaaagaGTCTGAACATAAAGCATTATAAACTATCTGAGAATCAGTTTCAACATCAACCTCTCCCATACCTGTCCCTTTCAACCAGGTAAGAGCTTCTCTAATACACACTGCCTCTGCTTCCTTAACCTCATAATTGCCCATAACACAAATTCCTTTTGCCGCCAAAAAACGTCCACAATCATCACGTAAGACCCAGCCCAATCCCATCACATTTCTCTCTTCATTGAAAGCAACATCAGTATTTAATTTAATCCGTCCGGGTCTTGGCAGTTTCCAACAAGCACTTTGAGAACCTCCATCCACACTCCCTTGTCCTTTTTCTTGCGCAGCTCTCCAGTTTGACGGATATGAAAGAGCCAAACTAGTGACCATATGACATGCAAACGGGGTCCCATTCCAAACTTTTTCGTTCCTACTGCTCCATAAAGCCCAACCAACCATCACAAACTGACATTTTAAATCCTCATTAAGCAAGCTAAGCAACTCAAAAAATCATGCAACCACGTTACCTTGAGTTTGATTCAACGCCGGCAGGCCCATCTGAGCCCATACACCTGCGACGTGATGACATTCCACAAACATATGATATGCAGATTCCTCCACTTGATTACACATATGACATAATAAATCACAAGACACACGTTTATTCAACAACGCATCACGACATGGCAATACCAAAGACGCAAGCTGCCAACAAAATAATCTAACCTTTGGAGGAATGTACAATTTCCAAATCAAGCTCCATGATTCCTCGGCATTGAATTCGCCAGTTAACATTCTATAACAGGATCGCACATAATAATTCCCTCTTGATTCCCCACTCCAGACCCATGCATCTGGTGGTTTACGTAAAGTAACAGGTATATTCAAAATAATGGTGGCATCCCTTGCATTAAAGATATCTCTTACGCATTCCACATCCCACCCCGTACCCTGAACATTAAATAGCGAGGAGACcggagcaaaaaaaaaattgagtcgTGAACCACAGTACTCACATACGGGTTGTCATCTGTAGCAAGCCATGGGTTATAACCAATGAGTGTAGTCTGCCCATTGCCAATACACCTCCCACAACATCTCTCCACCACACTCCTAGCTTCCATAATCCCACGCCAAATGAATGAAGGGTTACTACCTACACATGCATCAAATAAAGAACAATTGGGATAATAACGACTCTTGTAAATCTTCGTCACAAGTGAATGGGGTCTACTTAGTAGTCGCCAAACCTGCTTCCCTAGGAGGGCTAAGTTCATCTCCCGCAACTTCCTAAATCCCATACCACCGGCCTCTTTAGGTTTGCACAAATTTGTCCATGATTTCCATCTCAAACCCTTGCCGTCACCAACCCTTCCCGTCCACCAATATTTATTCAGAATAGTCTCAATTTCAGTACAAAGCCCCATAGGTAACAAGAAAACCATCATAGCATAGCACGGCATGACCTATAGAACATTCTTTAATAACACCTCCCGGCCTGCACGagataaaaatatgaaattccAACTACGAACGCGATTAAGAATTTTGTCCTTCAGATATCCCAGAATCACTTTCTTATTCCTGCCTACCAAAGAAGGCAAACCCAAATACTTGCCCGAAGTGTCTCCCTGACTGACACCCAAAATGCCTACCACTTCATTCCATACTGGCTGCGCAACATTGGAACTAAAACAGACCATGGACTTATCAAAGTTTATG includes:
- the LOC116001831 gene encoding uncharacterized protein LOC116001831 isoform X1, whose product is MAKSFKDELQGILTCLSSSSSSSSSSKSLAYSTLLHLQQLSASSSADPSFITLLADSSPVFLRSILVDIFDHDEEMIAVQALKCLGFMIYHPSILASIKGDDACMIIESLVKVITTTKIKWVCNLGVWCISMQQFSTSILDTHLQALLRAIIYGLDNPMGSLSITFEAMQAVMKLSSSLGEKMRNLSYIWVPPIYRRLASDNKREREMSERCLLKVKCIICPPPVSLSKAVVLDLKKKLLDTIEEMLNHGKKIEALQAWGWFMRLLGPYLTNHKRLLNELLKFPTQTFSDFDPQVQIASLVSWEGLIDALICPPFDAPEISSAAGQATNDMKISGGDCKKITSDGFSKKIKLIMTPLTGIISSKCDVSVHVSCLTTWCYLLHKLDSSVSCDSVARMVCQPILEAIFHLGPDDRNIWSWNFCIELLDNFILTRSGQNGSTNLQKGAELFAESPPSVKCSWRHYPIKWSPWDLNQLEFFIKMIHCLFNQGSNAAMSNELVILTYNAASRLFRSLLKSVQNVLRCGLVTYDEVMLCLNVILKFFNEINEKLASGSSHTNDLQKISLQLFYAATEELEPSILESPLYRVAVDIKDLEKVEPICELGNLKISDVGCVAYMGKVSPAVYISILYFVTVIKSRVDAPDYKSIVLEMCRYMKFILSSYDTVEMLNVFVGLLYKHKVPNCLEIWVVVASCLKEYIDSKSNHSLFVMGDSPGYSAVMLLLNYPFAAYPILQMQLETECGIEAWKSLYVSICQSSQHCHLTMTRHIFAMLNECIDETTIRDDPATQAQQNEKSENIDFFLLLGNVMICVLEQAILRANNNNHTSKDGDFRNINNVKSSLEFALRFMKIPWVVEEGDLQTSFTLASRILSKVVNFIGCFPLQQYFISFIEITTNPLLLWLSHMDVRDNDFKDQLQQLWTEILKNLQKSQPAMNFDSSFLKLQVPLLEKTLDHPNPEISNPSIQFWNATYGEQINLQYPESLLPILDKLSRNGKLTLCRKTIPAPNRYKVSASLNRCSKRVEFVDENTKVYPGRKRKHAELTEHQKEVRRAQQGRHSDSIGRGPGIRTYTSVDFSQDNEESQEESQDIRDADSTLEMLQRVH
- the LOC116001831 gene encoding uncharacterized protein LOC116001831 isoform X2; translated protein: MALIILWALFLSHLRLCRQAVMKLSSSLGEKMRNLSYIWVPPIYRRLASDNKREREMSERCLLKVKCIICPPPVSLSKAVVLDLKKKLLDTIEEMLNHGKKIEALQAWGWFMRLLGPYLTNHKRLLNELLKFPTQTFSDFDPQVQIASLVSWEGLIDALICPPFDAPEISSAAGQATNDMKISGGDCKKITSDGFSKKIKLIMTPLTGIISSKCDVSVHVSCLTTWCYLLHKLDSSVSCDSVARMVCQPILEAIFHLGPDDRNIWSWNFCIELLDNFILTRSGQNGSTNLQKGAELFAESPPSVKCSWRHYPIKWSPWDLNQLEFFIKMIHCLFNQGSNAAMSNELVILTYNAASRLFRSLLKSVQNVLRCGLVTYDEVMLCLNVILKFFNEINEKLASGSSHTNDLQKISLQLFYAATEELEPSILESPLYRVAVDIKDLEKVEPICELGNLKISDVGCVAYMGKVSPAVYISILYFVTVIKSRVDAPDYKSIVLEMCRYMKFILSSYDTVEMLNVFVGLLYKHKVPNCLEIWVVVASCLKEYIDSKSNHSLFVMGDSPGYSAVMLLLNYPFAAYPILQMQLETECGIEAWKSLYVSICQSSQHCHLTMTRHIFAMLNECIDETTIRDDPATQAQQNEKSENIDFFLLLGNVMICVLEQAILRANNNNHTSKDGDFRNINNVKSSLEFALRFMKIPWVVEEGDLQTSFTLASRILSKVVNFIGCFPLQQYFISFIEITTNPLLLWLSHMDVRDNDFKDQLQQLWTEILKNLQKSQPAMNFDSSFLKLQVPLLEKTLDHPNPEISNPSIQFWNATYGEQINLQYPESLLPILDKLSRNGKLTLCRKTIPAPNRYKVSASLNRCSKRVEFVDENTKVYPGRKRKHAELTEHQKEVRRAQQGRHSDSIGRGPGIRTYTSVDFSQDNEESQEESQDIRDADSTLEMLQRVH